One window of the Petroclostridium xylanilyticum genome contains the following:
- a CDS encoding iron-containing alcohol dehydrogenase — MSFNMYVPTRVLFGAGQLSNLHAQKMPGKKAMIVISKGKSAKANGYLTRTEEQLQLAGVESVVFDKVEANPLKSTVMAGAAFAKENQCDFIVALGGGSTMDASKAIATMATNDGDCWDYVHGGSGKEMPIENKPLPIIAITTTAGSGSEVDPWGVVTNEEKHEKIGFGGIDELFPVLAIVDPELMLTVPPKYTAYQGFDALFHSVEGYVSKFTNLMSDMYAITAIENIARNLPKAVKDGNDIDAREKVAFGNTLSGVVMCVGAVTSQHSLEHAMSAYHQELPHGAGLIMISKAYFTHLINKHVCDDRFVQMAKAMGMEDAKEPMDFITMLVKLQEDCGVADLKMSDYGIRPEEFETLAKNAKETMGGLFLCDRSELSIEDCVAIYEASYK; from the coding sequence ATGAGTTTTAACATGTATGTACCTACAAGAGTTTTATTCGGAGCAGGCCAATTAAGTAATTTGCATGCACAAAAAATGCCTGGTAAAAAAGCTATGATTGTTATTTCAAAGGGAAAATCTGCAAAAGCAAACGGATATCTTACAAGAACAGAAGAACAATTGCAGTTAGCAGGAGTAGAATCCGTGGTGTTTGATAAGGTAGAAGCAAATCCATTGAAATCAACGGTCATGGCGGGGGCTGCCTTTGCAAAAGAAAACCAGTGCGATTTTATTGTTGCATTGGGCGGTGGCAGTACTATGGACGCATCAAAGGCTATTGCAACTATGGCAACGAATGACGGTGATTGTTGGGACTATGTCCATGGTGGAAGCGGAAAAGAAATGCCAATAGAAAATAAACCGCTCCCTATAATCGCAATTACTACTACAGCAGGTTCAGGCTCCGAGGTTGATCCATGGGGCGTTGTTACGAATGAAGAAAAGCATGAAAAAATAGGGTTCGGCGGTATTGACGAGCTGTTTCCGGTTTTAGCAATTGTCGATCCCGAGCTTATGCTTACTGTGCCGCCGAAATATACTGCTTATCAAGGTTTTGATGCGCTGTTTCATAGCGTAGAAGGCTATGTTTCTAAATTCACCAATCTTATGAGCGATATGTATGCAATTACTGCTATTGAAAATATAGCACGAAACCTTCCAAAAGCAGTAAAAGACGGAAATGACATTGACGCACGCGAAAAGGTTGCTTTCGGCAATACGCTTTCCGGTGTAGTGATGTGTGTAGGGGCTGTTACCAGCCAGCATTCCTTGGAACATGCCATGTCGGCCTACCATCAGGAGCTTCCCCATGGAGCAGGCCTTATTATGATTAGCAAGGCATATTTCACACATCTCATTAACAAGCATGTATGTGATGACAGATTTGTTCAGATGGCTAAAGCTATGGGAATGGAAGATGCAAAAGAGCCGATGGACTTTATTACTATGTTAGTAAAATTACAGGAAGATTGCGGAGTTGCAGACCTCAAGATGTCCGATTATGGAATCAGGCCGGAAGAATTTGAAACACTGGCTAAAAACGCAAAGGAAACTATGGGTGGACTGTTCCTGTGCGACAGAAGCGAACTCAGCATTGAGGATTGTGTTGCCATCTATGAGGCTTCCTACAAGTAA
- a CDS encoding cupin domain-containing protein, whose product MNKSKNLSESVMFPKGEKITNDYFIGTAWLEMLVSNDSIFNCPIYNVTFEPGARNNWHKHPGGQILLVTGGKGYYQEEGKPVQVLHAGDVVKINPAVKHWHGATPDSWFTHIGITTNPQKGDAEWLEPVTDEEYMDCSV is encoded by the coding sequence ATGAACAAATCAAAAAATTTAAGTGAAAGTGTAATGTTCCCGAAAGGTGAAAAAATTACGAATGACTATTTTATAGGGACAGCATGGCTTGAAATGCTGGTTTCTAATGACAGCATCTTTAATTGCCCGATATACAATGTAACTTTCGAGCCAGGCGCAAGAAATAATTGGCATAAACATCCAGGTGGGCAGATTCTGCTTGTTACAGGCGGCAAAGGATATTATCAGGAAGAAGGCAAGCCTGTACAGGTGCTTCACGCAGGGGATGTAGTAAAGATCAATCCGGCTGTAAAACACTGGCATGGTGCTACACCGGATAGCTGGTTTACACATATCGGAATAACAACAAATCCTCAAAAGGGAGACGCCGAATGGTTAGAACCCGTAACGGATGAAGAATATATGGATTGTTCAGTCTAA
- a CDS encoding cyclophilin-like fold protein, which produces MKKILSLAIALMMAFTLAACSGNNDSPSDNSKQEQQPTMPIESESADVENESPPPETEAAGPPTEIVDNKPVEREPAVSLNESNDQSTSVGTESSSETKDNKESLGAMEDVRIKLTFNNEEVIVKMYDNPTSRDFLTLLPLTLTLEDYAGTEKISSLAKRLSTEDAPPGSDPSVGDFTYYSPWGNLAIFYRDFGYANGLIILGKIESGIEKLASIRGDFTVTIEKIN; this is translated from the coding sequence ATGAAAAAAATATTATCTTTGGCAATCGCTTTGATGATGGCTTTCACCCTCGCTGCTTGTAGCGGTAATAACGATAGTCCAAGCGACAATTCCAAACAGGAGCAGCAGCCTACTATGCCTATTGAGAGCGAATCTGCTGATGTAGAAAACGAAAGCCCGCCGCCAGAAACTGAGGCTGCAGGTCCACCAACTGAAATAGTGGATAATAAACCTGTTGAAAGGGAACCAGCTGTGTCACTAAATGAATCGAATGACCAAAGCACTTCGGTAGGTACAGAAAGCAGCAGTGAGACTAAGGATAACAAGGAAAGTTTAGGTGCTATGGAAGATGTTAGAATAAAATTAACTTTTAACAACGAGGAAGTAATTGTGAAAATGTATGATAATCCAACAAGCAGGGATTTTTTAACATTACTCCCATTAACATTAACATTAGAAGATTATGCAGGAACCGAAAAAATTAGTAGTTTAGCAAAAAGATTATCTACAGAAGATGCACCACCAGGCAGTGATCCTTCAGTTGGAGATTTCACTTATTACTCTCCTTGGGGAAATTTGGCTATATTTTATAGAGATTTTGGTTATGCAAATGGACTTATTATATTGGGTAAGATTGAATCTGGCATAGAAAAGCTTGCAAGTATTCGCGGTGATTTTACGGTTACAATTGAAAAAATTAACTAA